Proteins from a single region of Akkermansiaceae bacterium:
- a CDS encoding DUF1080 domain-containing protein, with protein sequence MKSILLLALAATAATAAEKQLFNGKDLTGWAGNPALWSVKDGAIVGKTTAENPAKGNTFLIWKDGEVADFTLTAQYRMTPGDDKKYTNSGIQYRSKVVDEANFVAAGYQADFEYGDKYSGILYEEKGRGILAQRGQKVTLTQSADPKKPTITVTGETGNSDEIQAAINKDGWNEYKIIAKGGHLQHYINGKLTVDVTDETAEGAKSGIIALQLHAGPPMQVEFKDIILDAE encoded by the coding sequence ATGAAATCCATCCTCCTCCTCGCCCTTGCGGCGACCGCCGCCACCGCCGCCGAAAAGCAACTTTTCAACGGCAAGGACCTCACCGGCTGGGCAGGCAATCCCGCCCTCTGGTCCGTGAAAGACGGCGCCATCGTCGGAAAGACCACCGCCGAGAACCCGGCCAAGGGAAACACCTTCCTCATCTGGAAGGACGGCGAGGTGGCGGACTTCACCCTCACCGCGCAATACCGGATGACGCCGGGCGACGACAAGAAATACACCAACAGCGGCATCCAGTACCGCAGCAAGGTGGTGGATGAGGCGAACTTCGTCGCAGCGGGCTATCAGGCGGACTTCGAATACGGCGACAAATACAGCGGCATCCTCTATGAGGAAAAGGGCCGCGGCATCCTGGCCCAGCGCGGGCAAAAGGTCACCCTCACCCAGAGCGCGGACCCGAAGAAGCCGACCATCACCGTGACCGGGGAGACCGGCAACAGCGATGAGATCCAGGCGGCGATCAACAAGGACGGCTGGAACGAATACAAGATCATCGCCAAGGGCGGCCACCTCCAGCACTACATCAACGGAAAACTCACCGTGGATGTGACGGACGAAACCGCCGAAGGCGCGAAGAGCGGCATCATCGCCCTCCAGCTCCACGCCGGCCCGCCGATGCAGGTCGAGTTCAAGGACATCATCCTGGACGCGGAGTGA
- a CDS encoding LamG domain-containing protein → MFDEARLKQLVDAYIDQTLEPAEREELELVLMSSEQARRDFWERVHLHAAAREWALGNVATGMVDATVNRAISGRRRRIRNWSAGIAAAAASVAAVLWLGSRPGPAVTAGTGQPSPPRAATPSKPTSAPVAVLALSADAGWVGGTPAPGAPLSPGLLRLVKGNVRIDFLSGAQMTIRAPSEVELVTEMHARLHSGNIHVFAPPAAEGFTVESGELIAVDRGTEFGMTGAAGHAPTLHVLDGKVDVAKSDAPSEFKEIRGGSAVSLSGRDWSFFPAEPALFQGTRELAGEADHEQARRLREWEVAAREFSARQDVVIHFPFLKPDSGRSTVVANTAAHAAAGTEGTIVGAEWVGGRWVGKGACNFSRSTDRVRFVAPGEYQSLTLMAWVRVDRLPNGFNVLLRADRVVVGTPHWQFDSLGRLRFGFNTAINDFLRPDTTEKTAWDVAVSPPLLDGRLGEWIHVATVYDSRRAVLEHFMDGEKVTSHPLLHPIPIIIGAAQIGNSVVESNDPMQGRLNLVGRVDEFALLNEALPEEVIRAYYEKGRP, encoded by the coding sequence ATGTTTGACGAAGCACGCCTCAAACAACTGGTCGATGCCTACATCGACCAGACATTGGAACCTGCCGAGCGGGAGGAACTGGAACTGGTCCTGATGTCTTCGGAACAGGCCCGGCGGGATTTCTGGGAGCGTGTCCACCTTCACGCCGCCGCGCGCGAGTGGGCGCTCGGGAACGTCGCCACCGGCATGGTGGATGCGACGGTCAACCGCGCCATCTCCGGGAGGAGAAGGCGGATCAGGAACTGGAGTGCGGGTATTGCCGCCGCAGCGGCCTCGGTCGCCGCCGTCCTCTGGCTGGGAAGCAGGCCCGGACCCGCGGTCACCGCCGGGACCGGCCAACCCTCCCCGCCCCGAGCCGCGACCCCATCCAAACCCACATCCGCCCCTGTCGCGGTGCTGGCCCTGTCGGCGGATGCCGGGTGGGTGGGTGGCACCCCGGCCCCGGGGGCACCGTTGTCCCCCGGCCTGCTCAGGCTGGTGAAGGGGAATGTGCGGATCGATTTCCTCAGCGGAGCGCAGATGACCATCCGGGCCCCGTCCGAGGTGGAGCTGGTCACGGAGATGCACGCGAGGCTGCACAGCGGCAACATCCACGTGTTCGCCCCCCCTGCGGCGGAAGGATTCACCGTCGAGTCCGGAGAGTTGATCGCCGTGGACCGGGGGACCGAATTCGGGATGACCGGTGCCGCCGGCCATGCTCCCACCCTCCACGTGCTCGATGGGAAGGTGGATGTGGCGAAGAGTGACGCCCCCTCCGAGTTCAAGGAAATCCGCGGTGGCAGCGCCGTCAGCCTGAGCGGGCGTGACTGGAGTTTCTTCCCGGCGGAACCGGCGCTTTTCCAAGGAACGCGTGAACTGGCCGGTGAAGCCGATCATGAGCAGGCGCGCAGGCTCCGGGAGTGGGAGGTGGCTGCGCGGGAGTTCTCCGCCCGTCAGGATGTCGTCATCCATTTTCCATTTCTGAAACCGGACTCCGGCAGGAGCACGGTCGTGGCGAACACCGCCGCCCATGCCGCCGCCGGGACGGAAGGGACCATCGTCGGGGCGGAATGGGTGGGTGGGCGATGGGTGGGGAAGGGGGCCTGCAATTTCTCGCGCTCCACGGACCGGGTGCGTTTTGTCGCTCCGGGGGAGTACCAATCACTGACCCTCATGGCATGGGTGAGGGTGGACCGGTTGCCGAACGGCTTCAACGTCCTGCTGCGGGCGGACCGTGTGGTGGTGGGAACCCCCCACTGGCAGTTCGACTCGCTGGGACGCCTGAGGTTCGGTTTCAACACGGCCATCAACGACTTTCTGAGGCCGGACACGACGGAGAAAACCGCGTGGGACGTCGCCGTGTCCCCTCCGTTGCTCGACGGTCGTCTGGGTGAGTGGATCCATGTGGCGACCGTCTATGATTCCCGCCGCGCCGTGCTGGAGCATTTCATGGATGGGGAAAAGGTGACCAGCCATCCCTTGCTCCATCCCATCCCCATCATCATCGGCGCCGCGCAGATCGGGAACTCCGTGGTTGAGTCCAACGATCCCATGCAGGGACGGTTGAACCTGGTGGGGCGGGTGGATGAATTCGCGCTGCTGAATGAGGCGCTGCCGGAGGAGGTCATCCGGGCCTACTACGAAAAAGGCCGCCCTTGA
- a CDS encoding sigma-70 family RNA polymerase sigma factor encodes MNEDPSPPPDPAAQLELVQVLFVKHQPLVRVAALAILPDFDKVDDVVQETFLTMLRKAGDFVPGSNFTAWICSIARFKAMEMRRKSILPFETLSDSVLETLHAVEPVADDFEHKVRYFEECLGRLAPQARKIMGLRYEQALLPAAISKQMNWSVGAVKVALSRARNLLRDCVHLKLAAEGHLPDTESA; translated from the coding sequence ATGAATGAAGACCCCTCACCCCCGCCGGATCCGGCAGCCCAGTTGGAACTGGTGCAGGTCCTGTTCGTGAAACACCAGCCGTTGGTCCGGGTGGCGGCGCTCGCCATCCTGCCGGATTTCGACAAGGTGGATGACGTGGTGCAGGAGACTTTCCTCACCATGCTGCGCAAGGCGGGGGACTTCGTTCCGGGGAGCAACTTCACCGCGTGGATCTGTTCCATCGCCCGGTTCAAGGCGATGGAGATGCGGAGGAAATCCATCCTGCCCTTTGAGACGCTGTCGGACTCGGTGCTGGAGACGCTCCACGCCGTGGAACCCGTGGCGGATGATTTCGAGCACAAGGTGAGATATTTCGAGGAATGTCTCGGCCGGCTCGCCCCCCAGGCGCGGAAAATCATGGGACTGCGCTACGAGCAGGCGCTGCTTCCGGCGGCGATTTCCAAACAAATGAACTGGTCGGTGGGGGCGGTGAAAGTCGCGCTCTCCCGGGCCCGCAACCTGCTGCGGGATTGCGTCCATCTGAAGCTTGCCGCGGAGGGCCATCTCCCTGACACCGAATCCGCCTGA
- a CDS encoding PEP-CTERM sorting domain-containing protein (PEP-CTERM proteins occur, often in large numbers, in the proteomes of bacteria that also encode an exosortase, a predicted intramembrane cysteine proteinase. The presence of a PEP-CTERM domain at a protein's C-terminus predicts cleavage within the sorting domain, followed by covalent anchoring to some some component of the (usually Gram-negative) cell surface. Many PEP-CTERM proteins exhibit an unusual sequence composition that includes large numbers of potential glycosylation sites. Expression of one such protein has been shown restore the ability of a bacterium to form floc, a type of biofilm.), with the protein MSSFIALALIPAALTSPLQGAVVYGESFTNADSTDDPISTAGWVAYRGANATAMTGSGVGTIYIPGGAGNGNPQVPGFLALNALSNGSYATFEAGLNINPANGALNISWQHHASLTGNAETRLLLRVGSQWVATTQTFTPVATGGLTDFNNINNAGAFTRSFAYTTLASSWFDVNIAPGDELSISGIARTTDLEDSPITAIGFYYVATGSVSTRIDNLVVDQVPEPHLTALLLAGGLGALTRRRRGAHS; encoded by the coding sequence TTGTCTTCCTTCATCGCTCTGGCGCTCATTCCTGCGGCCCTCACCAGTCCGCTCCAGGGGGCGGTGGTCTACGGCGAGTCCTTCACCAATGCGGATTCGACGGATGACCCGATCAGCACCGCAGGCTGGGTCGCCTACAGGGGAGCAAACGCCACCGCCATGACAGGCTCCGGAGTCGGCACCATCTACATCCCCGGAGGAGCCGGGAATGGCAATCCGCAGGTTCCCGGCTTCCTCGCACTCAACGCGCTGTCCAACGGAAGCTACGCCACCTTCGAAGCCGGCCTGAACATCAACCCGGCGAACGGCGCCCTCAACATCAGTTGGCAGCACCATGCCAGCCTCACCGGCAACGCCGAAACCCGCCTTCTCCTCCGGGTGGGCAGCCAATGGGTGGCGACCACCCAGACCTTCACTCCCGTGGCCACCGGAGGACTGACCGACTTCAACAACATCAACAACGCGGGAGCCTTCACCCGCTCCTTCGCCTACACGACGCTCGCCAGCTCATGGTTTGACGTGAACATCGCCCCTGGTGACGAGCTGTCCATCAGCGGCATCGCCCGCACCACGGACCTTGAGGATTCCCCCATCACCGCCATCGGCTTCTACTACGTCGCGACCGGATCGGTCTCGACCCGTATCGACAATCTGGTGGTGGATCAGGTTCCCGAGCCGCACCTGACAGCCCTGTTGCTTGCGGGCGGACTTGGCGCCCTCACACGCCGCAGGCGCGGGGCGCATTCCTGA
- a CDS encoding sorbosone dehydrogenase family protein — protein sequence MKFTGTACITLSLFSVAALKGELVTEAFTPEPIQVNVAELPAPNEKESVTKRPEVLGVPEKAVLQAPEGFTVELYAENVSDARWLALTPDGDLLLAHGKGDRISLLRDTDGDGKPDKNETFADKGNRLNMPLGMAFVDGHFLVGNTDAVRRYPWKSGQLKLEGEGTEITKLPGKGYNQHWTRNVVASPDGGWVYVSVGSESNVDPEELPRASVLRMKPDGSQRTVFAHGLRNPVGLAFHPQTNELFTTVNERDKLGDGLVPDYLTGVKEGGFYGWPYTYLAPENLDPRRVKDGKSEQPELAAKTLTPDLLFESHSAALGLAFPRGEMFPEKYRNGAFVAFRGSWNRNKGTGYKIVFVPFADGKPAGHYEDFIKGFLTDPEGPKTWGRPVGVIFLPDGSLLFSEESNGRLYRVTYKK from the coding sequence ATGAAATTCACCGGCACCGCCTGCATCACCCTGTCCCTGTTCTCCGTAGCCGCCTTGAAAGGAGAACTGGTGACGGAGGCATTCACCCCTGAGCCGATCCAGGTCAATGTCGCCGAGCTGCCTGCGCCGAATGAAAAGGAAAGCGTGACCAAGAGGCCGGAGGTGCTGGGCGTCCCGGAAAAGGCGGTGCTCCAGGCCCCGGAGGGCTTCACGGTGGAGCTTTATGCGGAGAATGTGTCCGACGCGCGCTGGCTCGCCCTGACCCCGGATGGGGATCTGCTGCTGGCCCACGGAAAGGGCGACCGGATCTCCTTGCTCCGTGACACGGATGGCGATGGCAAGCCGGACAAGAACGAGACCTTCGCTGACAAAGGCAACCGACTGAACATGCCTCTTGGCATGGCCTTCGTGGACGGCCATTTTCTGGTGGGGAACACGGACGCCGTCCGCAGATACCCTTGGAAAAGCGGCCAGTTGAAGCTGGAAGGTGAGGGAACGGAAATCACCAAGCTCCCGGGAAAGGGCTACAACCAGCACTGGACGCGCAATGTGGTGGCCAGCCCGGATGGCGGCTGGGTCTACGTTTCCGTGGGTTCCGAGTCGAATGTGGACCCGGAGGAGCTGCCACGGGCCAGTGTGCTGAGGATGAAACCGGATGGCTCCCAGCGGACTGTCTTCGCCCATGGACTGAGAAATCCCGTCGGGCTGGCTTTCCATCCGCAGACCAATGAACTGTTCACCACCGTGAACGAGCGGGACAAGCTGGGCGATGGCCTCGTGCCGGACTACCTGACCGGGGTGAAGGAAGGCGGCTTCTATGGCTGGCCCTATACCTATCTCGCCCCGGAGAATCTCGATCCGCGCCGGGTGAAGGACGGAAAGAGCGAGCAACCTGAGCTTGCTGCCAAAACCCTGACGCCGGACCTGTTGTTCGAGTCCCACTCCGCCGCGCTGGGCCTGGCATTCCCCCGCGGGGAGATGTTTCCGGAGAAATACCGGAACGGTGCGTTCGTCGCCTTCCGCGGCAGTTGGAACCGCAACAAGGGGACGGGATACAAGATCGTCTTCGTGCCCTTTGCGGATGGCAAACCCGCAGGGCACTATGAGGATTTCATCAAGGGCTTCCTCACCGATCCGGAAGGACCGAAGACCTGGGGTCGTCCCGTGGGGGTGATCTTCCTTCCTGATGGAAGCCTGCTGTTTTCCGAGGAAAGCAATGGCCGCCTCTACCGGGTCACCTACAAGAAATGA